The Streptomyces sp. TLI_105 DNA segment GGGAGGCCGCGCGGGAGGCCTTCGAGGAGACCGAGCGCCGGGCGGAGGCGCTGCTCGCGGAGCAGCGGGACGAGCAGCGGACCGCACGGGCCGAGGCGGAGCGGGCGGCCGAGGCGGAGGCGGCGGCCCTGGACGCCCGCCACGAGGAACAGATCGCGGCGGCGCAGGCCCGGCTCGCGGAGACGCAGCGGGCCCTTGCCGAGACGGAGGAGCAGGCCCGGCACGGCCAGGAGGACGCCGAGGCCCGCGCGGCGGAGCTGCTCGCCGAGGCCAGGATGAAGGCGGAGCGGATCGAGCGCGAGACGGAGCGGGTGCTGCGGGAGCACGAGGAGGCCCGGGACGAGATCCACTCCCACATGGAGCACATCCGCAACTCGCTCGCGGCGCTGACGGGCCGCCCGGCCGCGCGGGAACAGGCCGAGGAGAAGCCCGACTCGAAGGACGGGGAGGGCTCCGAGGGCGTCGACAAGGACGGGGAGAGGTCCGGGGGCGTCGACTAGGACGGGGAGGGCTCCGAGGGCCCCCACTAGGCTCCCGCCCATGATCATGAAGCTGACGGCGGTCACGCTCGACTGCGCCGACCCCATGGCCCTGGCCGCCTTCTACCACCGAGCCACCGGCATCCCGCTCGCCGACCGGTCCGGCGACGAGTTCGCGGGCCTGCGCGGCGCGGACGGCCTCTTCTTCGGCTTCCAGCGCGTCGACGGCTACCGTCCCCCCTCCTGGCCGGGCCAGGAGGTCCCACAGCAGCTGCACCTCGACTTCGACGTCGACGACCTGGACGAGGCCACGGCCCGCCTCGTGGAGTGGGGCGCGACCGTCCCGGACGTCCAGCCCCGCCCGGACCTGTGGCGGGTGCTCCTGGACCCGGCGGGACACCCGTTCTGCCTGACGATCCCGCGCGGGGCCGTCTAGGAGGTCTGCCCCAGCAGCGCCCGGCCGAGTTCGCTCGCCCGGTAGTACACCTCGCGCCGGTACCGGTGCGAGGTCACCAGGCCCGCGTCCCGCAGCACCGCGAGGTGCTGCGAGACCGCGCCCGGGCTGAGCCCGGTCTGCAGGGCGAGGTCCGTGGTGGTGGTCGGGACGCTCGTACGCCCCAGAAGCCCGGCCCTGCTGCGCCCGAGGAGCCGGGCGAGCCCGTCCTCCGGCTCGGCACGCCGCTCCCACAGGGTGCCGACGGCCCGCGCGGGATAGACGAGGCAGGGCGGGGGTCCGGGCTCGGACCGCCGTGGCAGGAGCAGGACGCAGCGGTTCGTGAAGGCGCTCGGGGCGAGCGTGAGGCCGCCGCCGTCCAGGGCGAGGCCCCCGGTCGGGAGGCCGGGCCCGGTGAGCCGGTCCTCCGCCCACCGCAGGCTGGGGTGGAGGTGGGCGAAGACCTCCTGGATGCCGTCCTCGGCGAGCTGCCGGGTGCGGTACGCGAGGTCGGCCTCCAGCACGGCCCTGATCCGGGGCCAGTACGGCCGCACCCCGGCCCGCCACCAGGCGAGCAGGGCCTCCGCGTGCTCCGGCGGGCCCGTGAACGCGGTGAGCTCCTCCTCGATCTCGGCGAGGGGGCAGCGCGGCGGAGGCGCGTGGGCTTCGAGTCCGGGCAGGTGCGGCAGCAGGTCGGTGCGCTCCCGGCCGAGGGCCGACGCCGTTTTGATCCAGGGGAGATGGAGGGCATGGCCGCCCGGGTCGGCGGAGGCCCGCAGGGCGGCGACGGACTCCCACAGGGGCGACACGGCGAACCGGAGGTGCGCCAGGTCGTCGACCCCGAACCGTATCTCTCCCACCCGGCACCCCCGCCCACGAGCTTTTCGCCCAGACTAAAACAATGGCCGGCTTCGGCCGGGGGTGATGGTGTTCGCCGACATGACGACCTCCCTCACCTCTCCGCCCCGGCCTGCCCTCTTCCGGCTGCCGGACTTCCGCCGGCTGTGGATCGGCGACACCGTGAGCCAGGCCGGCACCGCCGTCACCGTCCTCGCGCTCCCCCTCGTGGCGATCGGCCCGCTGGACGCGTCCCCCTTCGAGGCGGGACTCCTGGTGATGTGCGAGTACCTGGGCTTCCTCCTCCTCGGGCTGCCGGCCGGGGCGTGGGTGGACCGGATGCGCCGCCGCCGCGTGATGATCGTGGGTGACCTCGGCCGGGCCGCGCTCCTCGCCACCCTGCCGCTCGCGGCGTGGCTCGGCGTGCTGACGTTGCCTCAGCTGTACGCGGTGGCCTTCGGGTTGTCGGTCTGCACGGCGTTCTTCGACATCGCGTACCAGAGCCACCTGCCGCAACTCGTCGACGAGGAGCGGCTGATGGAGGCGAACGTGGCCCTGGAGGCGTCCCGTACGGTCACGGCGGCCGGCGGCCCCGGGGCGGGCGGCGCGCTCGTCGCGGCGGTGACGGCGCCGGTGGCGCTCGCCGTCGACGCCGTCAGCTTCCTCGCCTCGGCCCTGTTCCTCTCCCGGATCCGCCGCCCCGACCCGCGACCGGCGCGGGCGCCCGGGGCCCGGCTGCGGGAGGAGGTCGCGGAGGGGCTGCGGTTCGTGTTCCGCGACCGGCTGCTGCGGGCGCTGACGCTCACCGCCGCGATCTCCAACCTGTGCGGCACGATCGGCACCTCCATGCTCCTCGTGCTGTTGGCGGGGGAGCTGGGCCTGTCGCCGTTCCTGTGCGGGCTCGTGTTCACGGCGGAGGCCCTTGGCGGCTTCCTCGGCAGCCTCCTCACCACCCGGATCGCGGCCCGCCTCGGCGAGCGGCGCGCGATGGGCGCGTCCGTCGTGGTCAGCGGGGTGCTGTGGCTGCTCGCGCTGCCGTTCTTCCAGGCGGACGGGCGGTACGCGGTGGCGTGCGTGCTCCAGGGCCTCGGCTGGACCGCCTTCATGACCTTCAAGATCAGCTCGGTGGCCCTCCGCCAGCGCCTCACCCCCGCCCCGCTCCTCGGCCGCGTGACGGCGACCTTCCGCTTCGTGGTGTGGGGCTGCATGCCGCTGGGCGCCCTGGTAGGCGGGCTCGTGGGGCAGTACGCGGGGGTGCGGACGGCGCTGTGGGCGGGGGCGGTCGGCGAACTGCTCGCGGTGGTGCCGCTGTTGGCGGTGACGGCACGAGGGCACGGGGCACTCGACATTTAGTCTGTGCGGAGATAATCTGTGGATACATCATCTGGTCGAGGAGGCCCGCAATGTGGGAGTACGAGCACGGCGTCGAGACAACCGCCGCCCCCGAGGCGATCTGGCGGCTCTGGGCCGATGTCGAGAACTGGGGCACCTGGAACGCCGAGATCGAGAAGATCGAGATCAGCGGCCCGTTCGAGGTGGGCGCGCGGATCACGATGACGCCGCCCGGCGACGACCCGGTGGAACTGCGCGTGGCCGAGGCCGTCGAGGGCGAACTCTTCGTCGACGAGGCCCGCTTCGGCGACCTGCTGCTGCGCACCGTCCACCGGATCGACCGGCTCGACGGGGAGCGGGTGCGGGTGGTGTACCGCATGGAGATCACCGGCACCGGCGCCGACGAGGTCGGTCCGCGGATCGGCCCGGGCATCACTGCCGACTGGCCCGACACCATGGCCGCCCTCACCGAGCTGGCCCGGCGCTGATGGCCCTCGACCCCGGCGAGAGCCCCGGATTCCTCCTGTGGCACGCCACGCTGCGCTGGCAGCGCGACATCGCCGCCGCCCTGGCGCCCCTCGGCCTCACCCACGTGCAGTTCGTCCTGCTCGCCTGCGCCTGGTGGCTCAACACCCAGGGCGAGCACCCCAACCAGCTGGCCCTCGCCCGCCAGGCCGGCACCGACGTCAAGATGACCTCCCAGGTCCTGCGCACCCTGGAGGGCAAGGGACTCGTCGAGCGCGAGGTCGACCCGGCGGACACCCGCGCCAAGCGACTGCGCGTCACCGACGCCGGCGCTGCCCTGGCCCCCCGCGCGATCGAGGCGGTCGAACGCGTCGACGCGGAGTTCTTCCAGCCGGTGCCCGTCAAGGAGGCGATCGCCCTGCTGGGCCGCCTGGCCCACCCCGAACCCTGAACCGCCCCGCGCTCCGGTCCTTCAGCCGAGGGCGCACTCCGCCCACACCGTCTTCCCCGGCGCCCGGAGCCTCGGGCACCACCCCCAGCGGTCGGCGAGCGCTTCGACGAGCAGCAACCCCCGTCCGCCTTCCAGGAGTTCCGGCTCCGGAAGGCGGCCGGGCCGGGGCGGTACGCGCTCCGCCCGCGTGTCGCTCACCTCGATCCGCGCGACCGGCCGGGCCTCGTTCGTGACCCGCAGGAGCAGCTGGAAGTCCCGTCCCGGCACGTGTCCGTGCCGCACCGCGTTCGCCGCCAGCTCGGCCGCGACCAGCACGACGGTCTCGTGCGCCTCGGTCCCGTACGGCACGCCCCACTCCTCCAGGCGGACGGCGACCAGCCGCCGGGCGAGCCGGGCGCCCCGGGCGGTCGAGGTGAACCGCAGGGTGAAGATCCGACTGCTCAAGTAAGGCGAGGCGCCGGCGTGTTGGGTGGCGTCGGTGGGGCTGTCGTTGTTGCTCGTCATGCCTCCCAAGCTCCTCTTGGTGGCGTAGCGTGACCAGTGGTGACGCACTGACGCGATGGTCTTGTACGTGGGGTGTCGGTGCCGGTACGAGGGGCAGGGCGCGATGACGGAAGGCCAGGCGGGCGCGGTTCCGGAGCCCGCGGCGGCGGACAGGTCCGGCCAGGGCGTGGTGGCGGCGTTCGGGCAGAGCCTGAAGACGCTGCGGGTGCGGGCGGGGATGGAACGGGAGGAGTTCGGCAAACGGCTGGGCTACTCGGCGTCGACGATCGCCTCGTTCGAGCAGGGCCGCAGGATCCCGCCGCCGAGGGCGATCGACCGGGCGGACGAGGTGCTGGAGGCGGGCGGGCTGCTGAAGGTCTGGAAGGACCAGCTGGAGAAGGCGCAGTACCCGGCGTTCTTCCAGGGGATGGCGCAGTTGGAGAAGCAGTCGATAGAGCTGCTGGCGTACGACACCCTGGTGGTCAACGGCCTGCTGCAGACCGAGGAGTACATGCGGACGATGGTGGGCAATCGGCGTCCACCGCTCGACGTGGAGACCATCGAGCAGCGAGTGACCGCTCGTGTCTCCCGGCAGGACATCTTCGAGCGGCGGCCCGCACCGTTGTTGAGCTTCGTCATGTGTGAATCGGTGCTGCGGAGGAAGTTCGGCGGCAACGAGGTACTGCGCGGACAGTTGGAGCAGCTCCTCCTCATCGGCCAGAGGAGGAACGTCGAGCTTCAGGTCATGCCGCTCGACTGCGCGGAGAACGCGGGCGGGGACGGACCGTTCACCGTCGTCACCCGTGAGGACGGGAAGAGGTTCGTCTACACCGAAGTCCAGGGCACCAGCGCCCTGGAGACCGACCCCAAACAGGCCGTTCTCGCCGCTGCCCGCTATGGGATCATCCGGTCGCAGGCTCTCACCCCGCGGGAGTCACTGGAGTTCATCGAGAAGTTGTTGGGAGAGCTATGAACAGCACGGAATCCCTCGCCTGGTTCAAGAGCAGCTACAGCGGTGGTGAAGGCGGCCAGTGCATCGAGGTCGCGGCCGGCGCGGGAACCGTCCACATCCGGGACTCCAAGGACGTGGCCCGGCCGGCCCTCCGGGTCTCGCGCGACGCGTGGGCCGGGTTCCTCGGGCTCGCCTCGGCGGAGTAGTACAGCCCGCCGTTGTACGCGGGGAGCCCTGCCCGTCCGAGCCGGACGGCGGGGCTCTCCGGCTAGGCCGCCCAGGCATCCGAGCAGCGGGAGGGCGACCGGCCACGGCACGGCCGCCACCACGGCGACGCCGGCCGCCCGGGCACGGGCGCGCGTGCTCGTCTCCGGGCGGGCGCGTACTCAGTCGGCCAGGTCTCGACGGGACGCCCCCTGGTCCTCCTCCTTCAGGACCGGGAAGCGGCGGGGGGCCAGGGTGAGGAGGGCCAGGAGGGCGAGGGCCGCCGCTGCCGCCGCGCCCAGGTAGACCCAGTCCACCGCCGCGTCGACCGCCCGGCGGATGGGGTCGGTGGCGTCCAGGGAGGGGGCCAGTGTGTCGAGGTCCGTGTCGGCGCCGAGGCGGGCGGCGAGGACGCCGTTCGCGACGGCGCCGAAGAGCGCGGCGCCGACGCTCTGGCCGACCTGGCGGCAGAAGAGGACGGAGGCGGTGGTGGTGCCGCGTTCCTCGTACGGGACGGTCGACTGCACGCCGACGATCAGGGGCAGTTGGAAGAGGCCCAGGGCTCCGCCGAGGAGCAGCATCAGGAGTGCGGGCTGCCAGGGTTCGCCGGGGAACGGCAGGAACGGGAACGCGAGCAGCAGGAGCAGGGCGAGCGAGATGCCCAGGATCGCGGTGAGGCGGAAGCCGATGCGGGTGTAGAGCCGGTTCGAGAACGCGGCGCTGATGGGCCAGCTCAGGGTCCATGAGGAGAGGACGAAGCCGGCGGCGATCGGGCCGAGGCCGAGGACGGACTGCGCGTACGTGGGCAGGAAGACCGTCGGGGCGACCATGAGCAGGCCGAGGGCGCCGAGGGAGAGGTTGACGGCGGCTATCGTGCGGCGGCGCCAGACCCAGCCGGGGATGATCGGTTCGGCCGCGCGCCGCTCGACGGCGACGGTCAGGGCGGCGAGGGCGGCGGCACCGCCGAGGAGGCCGAGGGACGGGGCGGAGAGCCAGGGCCAGGCGACGCCGCCCTGGACGAGCGCGGTGATGAGTGCGGCTCCGGTGGCGAAGATCGCGAGTGCCCCCGCCCAGTCGATCCGTGCGCGTTCGCGGGGTGCGGTGCGGGCGGGTTCGAGGAGGTGGCGGCCGATGAGCCAGAGGGCGATCAGGCCGACGGGGACGTTGACGAGGAAGATCCAGCGCCAGTCGGCGTAGCCGGCGAGCAGGCCGCCGAGGGCCGGTCCGGCGACGGAGGAGGCGGCCCACACGGAGGACAGCTTCGCCTGGATCTTGGGGCGTTCCTTCAGGGGGTACAGGTCGGCGGCGATGGTCTGGACGGTGCCCTGGAGGGCGCCGCCGCCGAGGCCCTGGACGACGCGGAAGGCGATCAGGGAGGCCATGTTCCAGGCGGCGGCGCAGAGCAGGGAGCCGATGAGGAAGAGGACGGTCCCGGCGATGAGGACGGGCTTGCGGCCGAAGGTGTCGCTGAGCTTCCCGTACACGGGCAGGGTGACCGTGACGGCGAGCAGGTAGCCGGAGAAGAGCCAGGAGAAGACGGAGAGTCCGCCGAGGTCGCCGACGATCTGGGGGACGGCGGTGGAGACGATCGTCCCGTCGAGGGCGGCGAGCCCCATGGCGAGCATGAGGGCGGCCACGACGGGCCCGCGGCGGTCGGTGGTGGGGGCGGAGGCGGGTGCGGGCGCCGGATCGGCTCCCGCCCGGGTCGTCGACGGTTCCGTCACCGCGCACCATTCCTTTCTTCGTACACCTAAATGTGCGCGGACAGGTTCTCACTCCACCCACGGGTCGAGGAACCCCTAGGGGCCCCTCCCCCATGCGGCCCAGGGGTCGTTCGTCCCGGCGGAGGAGGAGAAGTGCCGTACCGGCTTCTTAACTTGAACTTACAAACCCACCCATCGCTCCAAGGAGAAATCCGTGACATCGGCTGTGACCATCCCCAGGCACGGGGGTACTGGCGAGGGGACGGCCGTCGCGGCGCGGGCGCGGCAGGTCGTCAAGGCGTACGGCTCGGGGGAGACCCGGGTCGTCGCGCTGGACTCCGTCGACGTGGACATCGCCCGCGGGCGGTTCACCGCGATCATGGGGCCCTCGGGCTCCGGCAAGTCGACCCTGATGCACTGCCTCGCCGGGCTCGACACCGTCACCAGCGGGCAGATCTTCCTCGACGAGACCGAGATCACCGGTCTCAAGGAAAAGAGGCTCACCCGGCTGCGCCGGGACCGGATCGGCTTCATCTTCCAGGCGTTCAACCTGCTGCCCACCCTGAACGCCCTGGAGAACATCA contains these protein-coding regions:
- a CDS encoding cellulose-binding protein; this translates as MSFAVGRGRGYRPEQVDRHLAALGEERDAAWERAARLTVLAKEMETEAAGLRLAVTQLAPQRYESLGGTAQKILELAEQEDERLVRGAEAEAQALAEAAERAAREATEAAEAYAEEVRTAADAAARTTLEEARARAEEMGQIARRDAEGAREAAREAFEETERRAEALLAEQRDEQRTARAEAERAAEAEAAALDARHEEQIAAAQARLAETQRALAETEEQARHGQEDAEARAAELLAEARMKAERIERETERVLREHEEARDEIHSHMEHIRNSLAALTGRPAAREQAEEKPDSKDGEGSEGVDKDGERSGGVD
- a CDS encoding VOC family protein; translation: MIMKLTAVTLDCADPMALAAFYHRATGIPLADRSGDEFAGLRGADGLFFGFQRVDGYRPPSWPGQEVPQQLHLDFDVDDLDEATARLVEWGATVPDVQPRPDLWRVLLDPAGHPFCLTIPRGAV
- a CDS encoding helix-turn-helix transcriptional regulator; translated protein: MGEIRFGVDDLAHLRFAVSPLWESVAALRASADPGGHALHLPWIKTASALGRERTDLLPHLPGLEAHAPPPRCPLAEIEEELTAFTGPPEHAEALLAWWRAGVRPYWPRIRAVLEADLAYRTRQLAEDGIQEVFAHLHPSLRWAEDRLTGPGLPTGGLALDGGGLTLAPSAFTNRCVLLLPRRSEPGPPPCLVYPARAVGTLWERRAEPEDGLARLLGRSRAGLLGRTSVPTTTTDLALQTGLSPGAVSQHLAVLRDAGLVTSHRYRREVYYRASELGRALLGQTS
- a CDS encoding MFS transporter — its product is MTTSLTSPPRPALFRLPDFRRLWIGDTVSQAGTAVTVLALPLVAIGPLDASPFEAGLLVMCEYLGFLLLGLPAGAWVDRMRRRRVMIVGDLGRAALLATLPLAAWLGVLTLPQLYAVAFGLSVCTAFFDIAYQSHLPQLVDEERLMEANVALEASRTVTAAGGPGAGGALVAAVTAPVALAVDAVSFLASALFLSRIRRPDPRPARAPGARLREEVAEGLRFVFRDRLLRALTLTAAISNLCGTIGTSMLLVLLAGELGLSPFLCGLVFTAEALGGFLGSLLTTRIAARLGERRAMGASVVVSGVLWLLALPFFQADGRYAVACVLQGLGWTAFMTFKISSVALRQRLTPAPLLGRVTATFRFVVWGCMPLGALVGGLVGQYAGVRTALWAGAVGELLAVVPLLAVTARGHGALDI
- a CDS encoding polyketide cyclase; the encoded protein is MWEYEHGVETTAAPEAIWRLWADVENWGTWNAEIEKIEISGPFEVGARITMTPPGDDPVELRVAEAVEGELFVDEARFGDLLLRTVHRIDRLDGERVRVVYRMEITGTGADEVGPRIGPGITADWPDTMAALTELARR
- a CDS encoding MarR family winged helix-turn-helix transcriptional regulator codes for the protein MALDPGESPGFLLWHATLRWQRDIAAALAPLGLTHVQFVLLACAWWLNTQGEHPNQLALARQAGTDVKMTSQVLRTLEGKGLVEREVDPADTRAKRLRVTDAGAALAPRAIEAVERVDAEFFQPVPVKEAIALLGRLAHPEP
- a CDS encoding ATP-binding protein — its product is MTSNNDSPTDATQHAGASPYLSSRIFTLRFTSTARGARLARRLVAVRLEEWGVPYGTEAHETVVLVAAELAANAVRHGHVPGRDFQLLLRVTNEARPVARIEVSDTRAERVPPRPGRLPEPELLEGGRGLLLVEALADRWGWCPRLRAPGKTVWAECALG
- a CDS encoding helix-turn-helix transcriptional regulator, which encodes MTEGQAGAVPEPAAADRSGQGVVAAFGQSLKTLRVRAGMEREEFGKRLGYSASTIASFEQGRRIPPPRAIDRADEVLEAGGLLKVWKDQLEKAQYPAFFQGMAQLEKQSIELLAYDTLVVNGLLQTEEYMRTMVGNRRPPLDVETIEQRVTARVSRQDIFERRPAPLLSFVMCESVLRRKFGGNEVLRGQLEQLLLIGQRRNVELQVMPLDCAENAGGDGPFTVVTREDGKRFVYTEVQGTSALETDPKQAVLAAARYGIIRSQALTPRESLEFIEKLLGEL
- a CDS encoding DUF397 domain-containing protein; the protein is MNSTESLAWFKSSYSGGEGGQCIEVAAGAGTVHIRDSKDVARPALRVSRDAWAGFLGLASAE
- a CDS encoding MFS transporter, with product MTEPSTTRAGADPAPAPASAPTTDRRGPVVAALMLAMGLAALDGTIVSTAVPQIVGDLGGLSVFSWLFSGYLLAVTVTLPVYGKLSDTFGRKPVLIAGTVLFLIGSLLCAAAWNMASLIAFRVVQGLGGGALQGTVQTIAADLYPLKERPKIQAKLSSVWAASSVAGPALGGLLAGYADWRWIFLVNVPVGLIALWLIGRHLLEPARTAPRERARIDWAGALAIFATGAALITALVQGGVAWPWLSAPSLGLLGGAAALAALTVAVERRAAEPIIPGWVWRRRTIAAVNLSLGALGLLMVAPTVFLPTYAQSVLGLGPIAAGFVLSSWTLSWPISAAFSNRLYTRIGFRLTAILGISLALLLLLAFPFLPFPGEPWQPALLMLLLGGALGLFQLPLIVGVQSTVPYEERGTTTASVLFCRQVGQSVGAALFGAVANGVLAARLGADTDLDTLAPSLDATDPIRRAVDAAVDWVYLGAAAAAALALLALLTLAPRRFPVLKEEDQGASRRDLAD